ACTTAAAACAAGGTGGAACATGACAAGTTCTCATTCAACATTTGCTTGTAGTTAAACTAGTACATACATAATAGTACAGAGTTATATTGGTTTTCGTATACATCTTCAtgaattttttatttactgtgtttgtatTCAATGGAAATTTCtattcagaaagaaaagtagATTTACTGTCTCATTGCTAACAAAAAGTTCTCAGCTGgtaaacatttttcaaaattgaCTACTCCAGagatcttttttaatttctgaaatatgtttaatttatgATTGAAATTATTGGAATATATGTttcattaactttttttttctcaattacTCTGAAGCAAAAAAGAGTCGCCACAGTCCAGACACAGTCGAAGAACTGAACCTGCTCTTCCCCAAAGGCTGTGACATCATGGGCATTGCTACACCAGGAATAGTCTGTAAGTGTTCTCCTCTTATTCTGTCTCGCTCTTATTTTCATAGATAAAAAAATCTACTTCTAAATCCACATACAGGGAGTCATTGAACCCATTACTAACataaaatgtttcttaaatgaGCTTCAGATTTTGTGATGGTACACGTATGTGATCCTATCCTGTTCAACTATTTAGAAtctctaaaaataataaaaaataagccATGTGTTGAGCTCACCTAAGAGGAGTAGATCACCTTTCAGCAGCAAAGACTATGCATTAATCccccatgctgctgctgccttgtTGGAAAGCCCCAGCAGTGGCTGGCACTTCCCTGCCGCTGCCTCTGATAGATTGCCTTGTCTGCCCGGTGCTGTGCTCCCCATTTCTCCATATAATCACAACCCTCAGGAGAAGCGACTCTCCATCAGCCATGTTCTCGTTCCTCAAGATGATGGCTTGTCAGGCTCCCGTCGTCTATCAGGTTTAATAGCAGCCGCGGCTGTTTGTGATAACACTCATTTTGTGATATTGCAGTTTAGGGTCAGCGCAGGGTCATCACGTAAATCTAATTCAATTGAATTAAACCTTTGATTGAATAGGATTGAACCTTTCCAAATAGCCTCGAGTACATCTAATCATTTATGCACAATGGGTGTGAGGCTGCACAGTATTAAAAAGATTATTTATGATTCACCTGCACATAGTATTTCTGCATAATCCTTTATGAATTCCATAACCTGAAACATGGTGGAGGATAAATTACGTTATAATATGCAGTGTTTGCTCATTTTAGGTTCATTTTCCATCAGTTTTTACCTCAGCACGATTGTAAACCctagaaagtgtgtgtgtgtgtgtgtgtgtgtgtgtgtgggtgtgggtgtgtgtgtgtgtgggtgtgtggtgaATGAGGCTCATTCATCATGTCATTTTAGGATCTTTTATATGTATGCAGTCACAAGCTGATGTTTTCTCATTTGCATGGCAGCTCATCCGCCTGCTAACTCAGAGACTGTTCACGAGTCCGTTTGATTGTGTGATGTTCATTAAGAATGGGGAAATTCCAAAGAAATCTCATCACTACACAAAACTTTAGTTGACTGGTGATTTGGTGTCCACTCTTTGAGCCATAGTACTACTAATGGCCACTAGGTGCTGGTTCCCAGGTCTCCATGGTTTCCTTTTGCTTGTCCCTCACGAGCTCTGTCAAGATTTTTATTCACCTTTCCTCAGAATTTGATTTAGCTagttgaaaatgttgttttttaggAAATATGAGTTGTTAATTACAGCTatgtctgtttctctgcagtCTCCTATAAGTAATACTGCGTAACAAATGCTTGGATTAAGGTTCTTTCAAGTAATATGAACAGAAATACAATAGCCACTGGCCAAGTCCCTCCAAATTCTACAAATATCTTTTTGTAGCTAAACATCTCATGAAAACAGGTTTACTGCAACCGTATGTTTATTCAGACGAAGCAAATATTATGTGTGCATGTCAGCTGTGTCTTTTTGGTCATAGATGAAGAAAAGGTCTTCAGCAGTCTTTGTTAAAAGGGAGATTTTTTTATCCCCACAGTCTCCATGTGCTTGCTCCTTGTGAGAACTGTGTGGTTTCTGTATAATGTTGTAGGTTTTGACCTAACTATGTAAAGTTCtgtgagataatgtatgttgagctttgttatacaaataaaatgtaattgaatttgTTCCTTCACAACACACTTTGTTTCAGggactgtaaaaaaacaaactgctgaatGGTGCCTTATTGTCTCTGTGCAGTGACTCCCAGTGGCCCTAGCTCCAATCCTCCTCAGGAGCACCAGGAAGGGGAGGCGGGCTTTGCGATCATGTTGCCCAGCATGGAGGGTGTGCACATCAAGCCCTTTCACTTCTGTAAGAAGTCCATGTCTCCAAGTGCCCTGAAAGAAGCAGGTGGGTGAAGACTCATTGTAGACAGAGCTCAACTAAATCTTGTGAAGTCTGTCAGAACCTGTTTTTGTATCAGTGCTGTGTTTATTGTGCTTTCTCCAGGACTAGTTGAAAACCCAGATCTGCGTGTGGTACTGTTGTTTGTCTATGAGGCATATAAACCTGGAGGAGCACGCTTCCTCAGCCAGCTGCTAGAGCAGCTGTCCAAGAGCAAAGCTCTCATCGCTGGAGGCCTGGTGGAAagtgtcttctctcctctcagacaATGGTGAGCTATACCTCTTCTACACCAATATTACAATGTATACACaggtttcttttaaaaaatgtaaaccttgactcctttcccatcgCTAGTAGAGGAGCTtgcctctctcttttcctggtgCGTCTTGCTTGACGTCACAAACGCACCGCTAGCTAAagcgctctctcacctcactgtcttgcAAAATTAGCGCGTTTATCTGGCTATTTCATTTCTGTCTATGCTGATCAGAGCCAGAGGGGattaaaaacctgtgtttacTGCAGTCATAACCCTGGAGTGAATCCCTATTGTAGACGAAAGCCAGATTTTTGTGCGCGTCTGTTGGTTTTTTGACCAACAAGTGGAAGTCTGAGAGGATACATCCTCACTCCATTTTGAAGattgatatttgtatttcactGTCACTTACACCCTTCATCTCCTCAGTACAGTATGTCCTGATTGAATTAACAATGTCAGTGCTGCAGCTTAACTTTCATCAGCATTTCTACTGCTTACTCTTTGCAATGTTCACACTTTTCCTATCCCCCTCATTTCTTGTAGCTGTAGCCAGGGTGCGCACGGTGTGGTGGGTCTGGCGCTGAGTGGTCCTAAGGTGCAAGGAGCATCTGTCCTCTTGGACCAAGATATCAGCAATCCAAAGGAGGCTGAAGCCACAATCCGACGGTTAAAGGCGGCCAAAATTCCAGAGAGGAACACCCTGGGGTTCATGTTCGCCTGCGTGGGGAGAGGCCAGAGCTACTACAACAACCAGAACAACGTAGAGGCCGACGCATTTCACAAGGTGTTCCCCAACACCCCGCTCTTCGGCTTGTTTGGCAACGGAGAGATTGGCTGTGACCGAATCATCAAAGACGACTACACGCTGTGCGACACTGAAACGGACAGTCTGCAGCACGAGTACACTACAGTCATGACCCTGGTCCATCTAGGCTGACTGGTCCACCTGTAGAAACGGTGgagaagcaggaaaagagaTGACTCCTGTTTGCAACCGCATTGGGGAACAACAAACATTCTGTACAAAATGTTAGTCACATTACAAATCAAAATATCTCTGTCAGCGTGTCTGCTCATAAAGCAGGAAATTAACCCTTCGGCCATCAATGTATTGGCATCATTTGGTAAATGATGTCCCCTGTGTGTGAACACGGCTTTATATTAATATTGAGTGAGTCTCACAAATAGGACcccaagaaagacaaactgatcATCTATGTTAAAATTCAGCTGTGATATAGTACTCATGtaaaatatgtgtatattttttctcaaattcGGCACACATTGATGGCATATCTTTCTCGCCCTCGGATATGAACCTCATGGTTTATTTGCTTTCCAAGTGAGTAAATGATACACACTCGAGTACCCCAAGCTATTATTATAGTTGTTGATTCAGCAAAGGCACTTTTTTATTCACGTGAGTATGAAGAGTGTGGTTCTTCTTTCACAGAATCAAGGTAATCTTGATTTGAatgctctttctcctccttaAGGATTTACTCTTAAGGTTTTTACACTTGTCTTACCAAGAATAAGGAAAACTTGTTAGCCTAAAAATGAATACTCTTACGCAAGATTTCTATCTACCATGGTTCAGGTGGGCACAGGGAATTCACTGTGACTTTTTTTAATCCACATGTCAAGTCATATCGCCCACTACCTACTTCCTGATGGCAGTGAGGCTTATTGGTCACTGACACAGTGCTGGTGCCTGATCTAGAATCGGTTCCACTCATTTACACTGAAGAATAGTCTGGTTTTGGTTGGAACTGCCCCCATAGCAGTACGAGTAGCTGTGGGAGGAGCTACAGCTGGAAATTCTGAGCATTGAGAAGCTTTCAAAACCTTCAAATGCAAAATATAATTACTTAGTAGAGTAAATGTATGAAAAGTAAGCAAAGCATAAGTATCCTGTTGGCTGTGATTTCTTTCCAATGGAAATGACTCAAACTTCCATTATGTAAcattctctttccttttttgagATTTGTTGGCAGCAAACCCACAACAGAgtggtgcattactgccaccagCTGGTATGGAGTGTGGACTACATAACATTCTGTTGTCAGACCTATCAAAATGTGGACTGGTTTGCAAAATGATTCGGTTCTGAACTGGCCCCGTCTTCCCAGTCTCTGCAGCTCAACAGGGAATAAGAACATTTATTCACTGTGTGAGTGACACTGACTGACAGAAACTCTCAGTTTCACCTCAAACATGTCACAGCTCTTCTTCCATTTCTTAAGGAGACAGTTGAAGGAGGTTGGAAATTGAAGAACTGTTTAAGGTCATTGGAGATTAAGTAATTAGTGTCTTGCTTTGCTAAAGTCAAACGGTAACGTTTTTTTCTGTAATAGTGATATTATGGGGTGAGACAGATCCTTTCATCCAATAAAATACTTGTCGCGGTTAAATCCATGTAAAGCTGCAACTTTAATGTCTAGATTTCTTTCTGGACGACCCCGTCACTGATTGATGTCTTGCTTTTTCCTCTTAGAAGTAAGTCCTGGTGACAATAAGGTGCAATTTCCAGTTCATTTATGTTTTTGCCCAGTAGTTGCTGTTAATGTTGGAAATAACTGTTGTAATAGTAATATCTGTAAAAAGCTGCAACACTGATTGTTGCGagaatggtttttttttttttttgttttcaagaaCTGCCCAATACTTAactttttaagaaaaaaatttGGAGCATCTTCCTTCTTTGTATCATAATGTACACATCTGCCACTAGAGTGTCTGAAGAGGAACTGATAATATGTTTTGAGTTTATGGCAAATTGAACTGAATGCCTGTTTCTGTGTTGATGCACTTTTCTACATGTGCCAAATCATATCTGTTCTCATTTTCCTCCataataaaatgacaaacattcaGTAAGTGGACATGTgcttgttttcctttgtttattCCTGTGTCCCCCCTCCACTCTTTGAAACCATCTCAGCAGCATCTTTTAACCCAGGCACCTCC
This genomic stretch from Hippoglossus hippoglossus isolate fHipHip1 chromosome 3, fHipHip1.pri, whole genome shotgun sequence harbors:
- the fbxo22 gene encoding F-box only protein 22, whose protein sequence is MDEDQDLAAALQDSKAAYVLSNVAEVVERILTFLPTKSLLRIASVCRLWRNCARRVLRTQQHLTWVSACGPSDTEVHALCSILAQEVENVFLLPKTVLAMVDCEAFTGQAYCYRQSKAKKSRHSPDTVEELNLLFPKGCDIMGIATPGIVLTPSGPSSNPPQEHQEGEAGFAIMLPSMEGVHIKPFHFCKKSMSPSALKEAGLVENPDLRVVLLFVYEAYKPGGARFLSQLLEQLSKSKALIAGGLVESVFSPLRQCCSQGAHGVVGLALSGPKVQGASVLLDQDISNPKEAEATIRRLKAAKIPERNTLGFMFACVGRGQSYYNNQNNVEADAFHKVFPNTPLFGLFGNGEIGCDRIIKDDYTLCDTETDSLQHEYTTVMTLVHLG